One window of the Babesia bovis T2Bo chromosome 2, whole genome shotgun sequence genome contains the following:
- a CDS encoding C2 domain family protein, with the protein MPRYSVSCTIHEAVLPQLKDGSPVDPLVVMRCFGEERMTSVKTGKTSVACWDESFHWPNFELSSSAWSVGVLEFELQSANAFWRNTTLGMCALQLRLVCATSDGCYVGRLPLTSPNSVRVIGQLFITVNVCDSLRVSGGSALTSISQPSEDTTDIGSGQLPGLLSPLVYKSSTLEPFSEEYKYYHLYINVYSLEHVEVGMFGSSPSITVEYGGCRLQSTKPVRLRSEGSPSSDGQSGLISDMISGIISGNNRPVGSSRSNYEFNQCFLVPIRTSVGKPVLEDNIVVRIWMGVELSTTGSVAALSPRLLAEGVFSLAKLRARRQAPRWFNFYRGCVTPSGALDMLSHDAMLPKGNEVDHYIGRLLMSASVKRLSKPSDVLVAHVQSSYALESRVSNPTRLFVDIYCVESSGTFGFEDPIEVMIEISCGPYETSSRWFTPHYRTGNPDNFDSTSFEFSRRFRSGWKLNLNSVTGRLSPIELSSSYSPEEQWLVFVRVRCRGMVSGVYQERLIASSSYPFAHIAEYTGKSQVMPLWLPVSCVGSTSTLNSTENSNFDPLEILDTVASMDPGNMLQSVVSMDPTGILGSAASGLAVLSTDKDMSLDVSGTKPRDRVASRGSSISTTDGVTTPTLGDMCDPGATVNVLLTLHTHSFHLDLCRSVGNDIRSTSRPQMVSMLKQDYELRCYVYCARLNTAPHSGVAVMLSCDGAVARTQVQRNLTCFPVFGECCTISVSAPTLTSNRMVPPLPITVSLCYLGRGRRLLRMESAVTMYNRLVKSSKIDTSSVPSPCWLTLSGGSQLLIYTELVLQSEAARVGKYQVSPTVTRCNIALGLIGLRQLLVPRNYPLDSVFFKISSQSYGANLRSEQVYSRHHPVGSARWERGGLLNIDMFTVQQCSFHIPLDPLFDPHVEIYFYAMSKGELGPLLGYRSFRCYQGYSEVTSRSHDLRYSLNPRKLVHLLQSLSLKGSDMLSLDGIEDDYTVPRNFEGAASKLNDYERSRHYKRLMRSMDFERVGMYVPPRFVVACDGRASEASADSMDLSCSEALDGVLHDIPFMIDDISPRSAVGFRCHGNPVSANSVMKYFLTIRHSRDNLVHRSYPESFERVATKSSRMQKALRKGLSKNLHKLRFCVVSANNLVAEVNSSLFLAVEIGGSESREALSTDGGSIMRLIQRTWEQDLFLPEDALINLRVVSSFERLDGTLVDRVRASAQLDLENRWHSSSWQRMVRKDCVPIERVVLRDSDNNVHGSLDVIVQLGPVELFSTLRPFNFTKPVQSLIELRVVVWSTRGVHLPTTSVDARTKDQLDLYVVSTLDCQGYRGDAPLSQRTDTHYNCDSGSAQFNWRMVYPEIHSPVGACQLQLSVYDFWKVGPPVFIGEATLELRQYVAVVSSTATRVDLSADLPLVNSASAKPVGTLKVNVQVLTQSESTCSPVGLGRNSPNCKPFLPTPRAGRQWQDWFAHTSLGLDFGFLTVYVNAAVCLLMLLWLFFIAFVYPALLM; encoded by the exons ATGCCACGTTACAGCGTGAGCTGTACCATCCACGAGGCCGTATTGCCTCAGTTAAAAGATGGCAGTCCAGTTGACCCTCTGGTTGTCATGCGCTGCTTTGGTGAGGAGCGCATGACATCTGTGAAGACTGGCAAGACGAGTGTAGCTTGCTGGGATGAATCATTCCACTGGCCTAACTTTGAGTTATCATCATCTGCTTGGAGCGTTGGCGTCTTGGAGTTTGAGTTACAGAGTGCTAATGCCTTTTGGCGAAACACTACCCTTGGTATGTGTGCTCTTCAACTTCGTCTAGTCTGTGCTACAAGTGATGGTTGTTATGTTGGCCGTTTACCTTTGACATCTCCTAATTCAGTTCGTGTAATCGGTCAATTATTCATAACCGTCAATGTTTGTGACTCTTTAAGGGTCAGTGGTGGCAGTGCTCTTACCTCCATATCGCAACCTAGTGAAGACACTACCGATATTGGTTCTGGTCAGTTACCTGGTCTTTTAAGTCCACTGGTCTACAAGAGTTCTACTTTGGAGCCATTTTCTGAGGAGTACAAATACTAccatttatatatcaatgtatACTCCTTGGAGCATGTTGAGGTTGGCATGTTTGGTTCATCACCATCTATAACAGTGGAGTATGGTGGTTGCCGTTTACAGTCAACAAAGCCCGTTAGGCTTCGTAGTGAGGGTTCACCAAGTTCCGACGGTCAATCTGGTTTAATATCTGATATGATATCTGGTATCATATCAGGTAACAATCGGCCAGTCGGTTCTAGCAGGTCGAATTATGAGTTTAATCAGTGTTTTTTGGTACCCATAAGGACTAGTGTTGGCAAACCAGTTTTAGAGGACAATATCGTAGTTCGCATATGGATGGGTGTCGAATTAAGCACTACTGGATCCGTCGCAGCCTTATCACCCCGTTTACTTGCTGAGGGCGTTTTTTCATTGGCCAAACTTCGAGCTCGACGTCAAGCTCCACGTTGGTTTAACTTTTACCGTGGTTGCGTTACCCCTTCTGGTGCGTTGGATATGTTATCACATGATGCTATGCTTCCTAAGGGCAATGAAGTTGACCATTACATTGGCAGGTTACTTATGAGTGCGAGTGTGAAACGTCTATCTAAGCCTAGTGATGTACTGGTCGCGCATGTCCAATCATCTTATGCGCTGGAATCTCGGGTTTCTAATCCAACTCGTttatttgttgatatatattgcgTTGAATCAAGTGGTACATTTGGTTTCGAGGATCCCATTGAGGTTATGATAGAGATTAGTTGTGGTCCTTATGAAACTAGTTCCAGGTGGTTTACACCTCATTATCGCACTGGTAACCCCGATAACTTTGACAGCACATCTTTTGAGTTTTCTAGGCGTTTTAGATCAGGTTGGAAGTTGAATTTGAATTCTGTTACTGGCCGCTTATCTCCTATTGAGTTATCATCATCATATTCACCTGAGGAGCAGTGGTTAGTATTCGTCAGGGTACGTTGCCGTGGTATGGTCTCCGGCGTATATCAGGAGCGACTGATTGCCTCTAGTAGCTACCCATTTGCGCATATAGCTGAATACACTGGGAAATCCCAGGTAATGCCTTTATGGCTACCGGTATCATGTGTTGGTTCCACGTCGACCTTGAATTCCACTGAAAATAGCAATTTCGACCCTTTGGAGATATTAGATACCGTGGCATCCATGGATCCCGGCAACATGCTACAAAGTGTTGTTTCAATGGACCCTACTGGTATTTTAGGATCTGCAGCCAGTGGTTTAGCAGTTTTGAGTACTGACAAAGATATGTCCTTGGACGTTTCTGGTACCAAGCCACGTGATCGCGTTGCAAGTCGTGGTAGTAGCATTAGCACTACTGATGGTGTTACTACACCTACTCTTGGAGACATGTGTGATCCTGGTGCTACCGTCAACGTATTGTTGACATTACATACCCATAGCTTCCATCTGGATTTATGTCGTTCCGTTGGTAACGACATAAGGTCTACATCACGTCCTCAGATGGTTTCCATGCTTAAGCAGGATTACGAGCTTCGCTGTTACGTTTACTGTGCTCGTTTAAACACCGCTCCACACAGCGGTGTTGCGGTGATGCTATCTTGTGACGGTGCTGTTGCTCGTACTCAGGTTCAGCGCAACTTGACTTGTTTCCCTGTATTTGGTGAGTGTTGTACAATATCGGTATCTGCGCCTACTTTGACGTCCAATAGAATGGTTCCACCATTGCCTATTACAGTATCACTATGCTACCTCGGTCGAGGTCGTCGTCTGTTACGTATGGAATCTGCGGTGACTATGTATAACCGTTTGGTTAAATCAAGCAAGATTGATACTTCAAGTGTGCCTTCACCATGTTGGCTTACTCTCTCTGGTGGCAGTCAATTGCTGATATATACGGAGTTGGTTTTACAATCTGAGGCTGCCAGGGTAGGTAAGTACCAGGTATCTCCTACGGTTACCCGTTGCAACATTGCCTTGGGACTTATAGGCCTAAGACAGCTACTTGTTCCACGCAATTACCCCTTGGATTCAGTATTTTTCAAGATATCATCTCAATCGTATGGTGCTAATCTAAGGAGTGAACAGGTATATTCACGTCACCATCCAGTGGGCAGTGCCCGTTGGGAGCGTGGCGGATTATTGAACATAGATATGTTTACCGTCCAGCAATGCTCATTCCACATACCACTGGACCCGTTATTCGACCCTCAtgttgaaatatatttctATGCTATGTCCAAGGGTGAACTAGGTCCTTTACTTGGTTATCGCAGTTTCCGTTGTTACCAAGGTTATTCCGAGGTCACATCAAGATCGCATGATTTACGCTATTCCTTGAATCCTCGTAAATTAGTACACTTACTACAGTCTCTGTCACTTAAAGGCAGCGACATGCTATCTCTGGATGGTATCGAGGATGACTACACTGTTCCCAGGAATTTCGAAGGTGCCGCCTCTAAGTTAAACGACTATGAACGCAGCCGCCATTATAAGCGATTAATGCGTTCAATGGATTTTGAGCGTGTTGGCATGTATGTGCCTCCCAGGTTTGTTGTTGCGTGTGATGGTCGTGCTTCTGAGGCTTCTGCTGATTCTATGGACCTATCTTGTAGCGAGGCTCTGGATGGCGTGTTACATGATATACCATTTATGATAGATGACATATCTCCTAGATCCGCTGTGGGTTTCAGGTGCCATGGCAATCCAGTTTCTGCTAATTCGGTAATGAAGTATTTTTTGACTATTCGTCATTCCAGGGACAACTTGGTACATCGGTCGTATCCGGAGTCCTTTGAGCGTGTTGCTACTAAATCATCGCGTATGCAGAAAGCGCTGCGCAAGGGTTTATCCAAAAATCTACACAAGCTTCGGTTTTGTGTTGTATCTGCTAACAACTTGGTGGCTGAGGTTAACAGTTCACTATTCCTTGCTGTGGAGATTGGCGGTTCTGAATCTCGTGAGGCCCTAAGTACTGATGGCGGGTCCATAATGCGTTTAATCCAGCGAACTTGGGAGCAGGATTTATTTTTACCCGAGGATGCATTGATCAACCTTCGTGTAGTCAGTTCGTTTGAGCGCCTTGACGGCACCCTTGTCGATCGTGTGCGTGCTTCAGCACAGCTAGACCTTGAGAATCGCTGGCACAGTTCGTCATGGCAACGTATGGTTCGGAAGGATTGTGTACCTATAGAACGCGTGGTCCTTAGGGACAGTGACAACAATGTCCACGGCTCCCTTGATGTAATAGTTCAATTGGGTCCTGTAGAGTTATTTTCTACATTGCGTCCATTTAATTTTACCAAACCCGTCCAATCCTTGATAGAATTGCGTGTAGTCGTTTGGTCAACTCGGGGAGTTCACTTGCCTACTACCTCAGTTGATGCGCGTACTAAGGACCAGCTTGATCTTTACGTGGTTTCCACGCTTGACTGTCAGGGTTACCGTGGTGACGCACCATTATCGCAGCGTACTGATACGCATTACAATTGTGATTCAGGTTCAGCTCAGTTTAACTGGCGTATGGTATATCCGGAGATCCATTCGCCTGTTGGTGCATGTCAGCTTCAGTTATCCGTGTATGACTTTTGGAAGGTTGGCCCTCCAGTATTCATTGGCGAGGCTACATTGGAGTTACGCCAGTATGTTGCTGTGGTATCGTCTACTGCAACTCGAGTTGACCTTTCTGCTGATTTGCCTTTAGTGAACTCTGCTAGCGCCAAGCCAGTTGGCACGCTAAAGGTTAACGTCCAAGTATTGACGCAATCTGAATCTACATGCAGCccg GTTGGTTTGGGTCGCAACTCGCCAAACTGCAAGCCATTTCTTCCAACTCCACGTGCCGGACGTCAGTGGCAGGATTGGTTTGCTCACACTTCACTGGGACTTGATTTCGGGTTCCTAACTGTCTAT gtCAATGCGGCAGTTTGCCTGTTAATGCTGCTATGGCTATTTTTCATAGCTTTCGTGTACCCGGCTCTGCTGATGTAA
- a CDS encoding Adaptin N terminal region family protein, producing MAGSVKDMIRAIRSCRTPAEEKAVIARESAVIRNAINGNSSSERRKNIAKLLLIHLMGHSTHFGRMECVNLVASGKFPDKRMAYLALSLILTEDSEFLTLAINSIKMDLNGGNVYAAEAALNLMSNLGNQEMFRELYYDLDRLVRSPEVNIRKRAIICIARMLRKLGQANLVPGPEAMELATNYFHMIPVLLGDHNHGVIMAGLNLLEVIIEYYPKCCTFSSIYDLLLKTLHTICNEPSGGIGVMFGGGRDYEINGVTDPFLKVKLLSLVRIVYQRCRDELPGNQQLYDAISQVIKGATLANNASHSLLYECVRTIYSEMDDPKFNQLGKDVVQKFITTNDNNIKYIALGVLNNLRDVTLVVGDNNWNIVVQSLRQPDISIRRRALEVTLKLMSRDTVKPLMQHLYDFLLAANDELKRESVTKIEAALRIHSINEFYRLETMVKIFSIAGNCVSETILHSFIASVSASSHDTKVKVTTKLFYIVPNNLGQDALVRAALWCLGEYGHLLPPLSHIDVSPTSVVTSSTAPKSEASPLDDLLGGLDESVPTNDASGPPNTNTASQVVHALEPIARHIVTCSSKSGGDCINGEYLLTCLGKLACHVPGEIAFIMRIVKQFRRHVNAELQQRAGELEALHEQNMLGVVVTGDLQLITPSIPASAPTDKPVTIEDDLLGLTDTPVNKPSAQKIDTLDFMSFEYKDSTKIKNNDEFGDLLPF from the coding sequence ATGGCAGGATCGGTGAAGGACATGATCCGTGCCATACGGAGCTGCAGAACGCCAGCAGAAGAAAAGGCGGTGATAGCGCGTGAGTCGGCAGTCATACGGAATGCTATAAATGGCAACTCCTCCTCAGAAAGACGTAAGAACATTGCCAAGTTGCTGCTGATACACCTAATGGGACATAGTACACATTTCGGCCGCATGGAATGTGTGAACCTAGTGGCTTCAGGTAAGTTCCCGGATAAACGGATGGCCTACCTGGCACTAAGTCTAATACTCACCGAGGACTCGGAGTTCTTAACACTGGCAATCAATTCCATCAAGATGGACCTAAACGGCGGTAACGTCTATGCCGCCGAGGCGGCATTGAACCTAATGTCAAATCTAGGTAACCAGGAAATGTTTAGGGAGTTATACTACGACCTCGACCGTTTAGTGCGTTCCCCTGAAGTTAATATCCGCAAAAGAGCTATCATCTGCATAGCTAGGATGCTGCGTAAATTAGGCCAGGCTAATCTCGTACCGGGTCCCGAGGCCATGGAGTTAGCGACGAACTACTTCCACATGATCCCAGTTTTGCTGGGTGACCATAACCATGGTGTTATTATGGCAGGTTTAAACCTGCTTGAGGTGATAATTGAGTATTACCCCAAGTGCTGCACTTTCAGTTCAATCTATGACCTGCTTCTAAAGACGCTGCACACTATCTGCAATGAACCCAGTGGCGGGATTGGTGTGATGTTTGGTGGCGGCCGTGATTACGAAATAAACGGGGTCACCGACCCCTTCCTTAAGGTCAAGTTGCTATCGCTTGTACGGATAGTTTACCAGCGTTGCCGGGACGAACTACCCGGTAACCAGCAGCTGTATGACGCAATATCACAGGTTATTAAGGGAGCTACCCTCGCCAATAACGCGTCGCACTCCTTGCTCTACGAGTGCGTGCGCACCATATACAGCGAAATGGACGACCCGAAGTTCAACCAACTGGGTAAGGATGTCGTCCAGAAGTTTATAACCACTAACGATAACAATATCAAGTACATCGCACTGGGTGTCCTGAACAACCTGCGGGATGTCACTTTAGTGGTTGGCGACAATAACTGGAACATCGTGGTGCAGTCGCTGCGCCAACctgatatatcaatacGACGCCGTGCACTGGAGGTAACCCTAAAGCTGATGTCACGCGACACCGTCAAGCCATTGATGCAGCATTTGTACGACTTCCTACTCGCGGCAAATGACGAGCTTAAACGTGAGAGTGTAACGAAAATAGAAGCTGCACTAAGGATACATTCAATTAATGAATTCTACCGTTTGGAAACAATGGTCAAGATATTCTCCATCGCTGGTAACTGTGTGTCCGAGACTATTTTGCACTCCTTTATCGCATCAGTTTCCGCAAGTAGCCATGATACCAAAGTGAAGGTCACAACCAAGCTGTTTTATATAGTACCGAACAACCTAGGCCAGGATGCACTGGTACGCGCTGCGCTATGGTGTCTCGGAGAATACGGCCACCTGCTACCTCCATTGAGCCACATTGATGTCAGCCCAACTAGTGTTGTGACCTCCAGTACAGCCCCCAAAAGCGAGGCTTCGCCCTTGGATGACCTTCTAGGCGGATTGGATGAATCCGTACCAACTAACGACGCATCGGGACCACCCAATACTAATACTGCATCGCAGGTGGTCCACGCCCTGGAGCCTATAGCGCGCCATATAGTAACGTGTTCCAGTAAATCAGGTGGCGACTGCATTAACGGGGAGTATTTGCTAACTTGCCTGGGCAAGTTGGCATGCCATGTACCGGGGGAGATTGCATTCATAATGCGTATAGTCAAGCAGTTCCGCCGGCATGTAAATGCGGAGTTGCAGCAACGTGCTGGAGAGCTGGAGGCCTTGCATGAACAGAACATGCTGGGAGTGGTAGTTACAGGCGACTTGCAGCTTATAACCCCGAGTATCCCAGCAAGTGCACCAACGGATAAACCAGTTACTATCGAAGATGACCTTTTAGGCCTAACGGATACACCAGTAAACAAGCCATCAGCACAGAAAATAGATACACTAGACTTCATGTCGTTTGAATACAAGGATAGCACAAAAATTAAGAATAACGATGAGTTCGGAGACTTGCTGCCCTTCTAG